The genomic stretch CCGCAACCTCGCCACCTTGTACGAGGGCGGTATCCAACTCATCGACGCGATACAGATGTCCACCCAAATCGTCGGTAATAAATACGTCGAACAATGTATGCAAGAGGCCATCGTCCGCGTGAAAAAGGGCGAGCCTATGAGCAAGGCCATCGCCGCGGCGGGCGTTTTCGACCCCTTGCTGACCTCTATGTTGTTCGTTGGCGAGGAGTCGGGCGTGCTGTCCGACGTACTCACCCGTACCGCCGACTACTTCGACGAAGAGGCGGGCGCGGCGACCAAGGGCTTGACGGATATGTTGCAACCCGTCATGCTTATCGTGATGGCAGGCGTGATCGGCTTCGTGCTGCTTGCCGTCTTGCAACCTATGCTCAGCAGTTACGACCAAGTATAAGGAGGCGCTATGATTTGTATTTATATCAGCGATGACAAGATTAAATTGCTGGAGGGCGGTATGAGCGGCAGCCGTATCGCCGTCAGCAGTTTCTACGATATCAGCACCCGAGCGGGCTGCATCGAAGGGGACGCCATCAAGGATATGGTCGTCTTTACGCAGTCGCTGCAGGATTGCTTGCAGACCACCAACATCAAGCCCGGCAAGGTGACCTACGTCCTGGATTCTTCGCGCGTGGTGTTCCGCGAGATGATCGTGCCCGACGTGCCCGACAACAAACTCAAGAAGGTGATCATCTCCGAGTTGTTCTCGGACGCCAAAGCCTCCACCAATACGGTCGATTACGTGGTGTTGGAGCGCTTCAAAGGCGAGAATAAGGCCTTCAAGTTGCGCATTATGGTGACCTATGTGTCCAACGAGGTCATCGACAACCTGCATACGTCCGCGATGGAATTGGGATTGCAACCCATCGTGTTGGACATCGCACCCAACGCCATCGCCAAACTCATCTCGCAGTACGAGAAGTCCTCGGCCGACCGCAAACTCTTGACCGATACCTTCGTACTGTTGGACTACAAGGACACCTTCATCACCATCACGGTGTTCGATAAGTTCAAGAGTATGTTCAGCAAGAGTTCGGTGCTGTACGTGGCCGACCCCTCGCAACCCGATATGGCCTATCTCGCCACAGAGTTGAGTTCGCAACTCAACAGCACCATTCGTTATTTCCAGACTCGCTATCCCGATTCGGAAGTGGAGGCCGTGTACGTCACGGGCAACGCGGGCGTGCTGGAGCCCATCATGCAGGACATCGCGGACAGCGTGCGCCTGATGATCGGACCTTTGCCCCTGCCGTCGTTCATCAAGGGTATGGAATTACTCGATTACAACGCGTTCAGCGACGCGTTGGGCTCGTTCATCAGGAGGTAGACTATGGCTGCATACAAAAAAGATATAAACCTGTTTAAGGCAGCCGGCGGAGAGCGTGCCAAGTCCAAGAAGATGGCGGCTACCAAGAAATTGGTGTTGGTCGCCGTGTTGGTCATCATTTTGGTGGCGGGCGGCATCGGCGTGTTGCTCTATTTCAACAACGTGTATACCAAAAAGTTGGACGCCCTCAAAAAGACCAAAGAGAATTACGAGCATACGCAATCCGCTACGACCACTTCGGTCGAAGAGTATAAGAGCGTGCAGACGCAAATCAATACCGCCGTGCTGATCGAGTATCAATCTATGCTCAACGCGGGCTTCTCGAGCGATTTGTCGGCGGAAGAGTTGAAGGCCGTGAGGGCGTTCCTTGCGTTAGAGACCACGCCTTTCACCATCGACAACCACTTCGAAGACGTGGTGGACGAGGTGTTGCGCCAACTCAACCTCAAGCAGTACGCCGACGCAGGCGAGACCTTCGCGGACGACGTGTACAGCGCCAAGTTCCTGTATGGCGCGTTGTCGTATATGAAGACGATGCAACCCGTCTTCGCCGAGTTGCCCTTGCAGTACGTCGAGGACGGCGACGAGGATGAATACTACTGGTATTGCTACTATCGCGGCAAGTTCGTGATGATGCTGCGGAATACGGGCGGTGACGCCGCGGCGTTGGCGCAGCAGTTGCAGTCGCCCGCCGATTTGGGGTGCGATCCGTTCTGCTCGCTGGCCGCAGGCGCGGGTTCGTCGCTATCGTCCGATTTCTCCCTCTATTCGACCGTGACGGTGGGCGAGGGCGCGGAGTCCTATACGGTGATCGCCGTTACCTGCAAGACCATCGCCGAGCGTTTCGTGGATTCGGTCGAGAATATCTACGCGCAACAAGACCTTACCGATGGGTACAAAATGAACAATTACAAGTTTGCCGACGGCATCTTCTCGGTGGATTTCACGATGATGAACCAATCGGCCGACTTCCGCCTCAAAAACGTGTGCGACGCAGTGGCGTCGAGTCCGTTCTTCGTGAGCAAGAACGACTTTGCGTACGAGATTACCGATAGTTTCGGCAGTATCGAGCGCAACCTGAAATTTATGGTCACCAACGAGGCGGTCAACGCTACCAAAGAAGCGGCGATATCCTTCTTTGCGGTGGATGAGGAGGAGGAATAAGTATGGAAACGAAGATGACGTCGAGAGATAAAGTGCTACTCATCGTGTTGGCCATCGTGTTGGTCGTGTTCGGCGCCGTGATGATCCCCACCTACGGCATTAAAGACCTCATCGTGTCCATCAAGGATACCCGCACGGCCATTACCCAACAGACTTCCGAAAACAACGAATTGTTGGAAGACCTGACCAAGGCGGGCGTGTCCGCCGCCTATGCGGAATCGTCCGCGCAGGCCAAACAACGCCTGAAAAAAGATATTTTGCAGAGCAAGTACAACGCTGTCAAGTTCGAGCAGACGAGTTTGTCCGCGCAAGCGTACGCCGTGGCCGACCAATGGCTGACGCCCGTCAAGTATCTGCATTTCGACGCGGGCAATACCGTGCTGTATACCAATATATCCGTCTCGAATAACGACGGCGGCTTTACCGAGGCGGAGCTCCCCGTGGAGGATTCGTCCTACTCGGTGGAGCGGTACTCCTGCCTGTTCTCGTGCGTGACTTCCGCCGAGGAGAAATACGTGTACGAGTTGGATTACCTCGCCGAGGACGCCAACGTCAATAGCCTGGCGTTGCTCATCGCCGCCTACGACATTTTGCAAGAGCGCGGTTCGGTGGTCATCGAGGACTGGACGGTGGACGAGACGAGCGCGACGATGAATTTGTCGCTGGTGATCCCCGCAGGCAGCCATATCGACGAGTACGCCGCCGAAATCGGTGAGTGCGAACATTGCGGCACGCCCTATTACGTGCGCGATTACTACAACGACTTGGCCGATCTGGAGGAGGGCGAGACCGAGGTGAAGTGCGCGGATTGCGAGCAGCCGCTCACGGGAAAGGCGCTCAACTAAAAGATTAACGCCGTAGGCGTTAGCATACGGCAAACAATGGTGGGCAATGCCCCGAGGAAAGGAAACATGGAAGTTGTCACTAAAAAATTGCGTAATAACGTGGGCGCGGTGATGCTCTACGTGGTGATGGCTTTGACGGTCGTGGCCGCCATCGCCATATCTATCACGTTGGTGTCGACTAATCTCTACGTGCGCACGGCTTCGAGCGCCTCGGATAAGCAGGCGTATCTCTTGGCCAAGTCGATAGGGCAGAACTTCGCCGCGGAAAATCAGTATATCCGCAATATCGTCAGTTATTTGACCAAGCACCCTACCGAAAAAGTGACAGCCAAAGCCAACGTCTACTTCGATCCCGAGACGATGGCCACCTCGTCTAACGTCAACAAAGGGTATTTGACGGGACTGTCGGTGACCGACGCGTACATATCTTTCCACCTATCCGATACGAAGGATTATCTGTACGGCGACGTTACCGTCACCTACAACGGCGCTTCGGCGACCGCGACTTTGGTGATGAGTTGCGTCAACCCCTCGGGCTTCGAGCAGAACATGAAGGGCCTGTTCGACGGGTACGACATTTACGCTACCCAGCCCTCGGGTATGAGTTTCTCTATGACGCCGGGCGCGGGTTCGGTAGACCCGAGCGTGGCACTCTACAACGACAGCAGTACGGTGGCTTTGTATAAGTTGGCCGCCGACATCAACGCCGACCTGACTATGACCGGCTCCTTCAAATTGCAGAGCAGTACGGGCGACGACCGCAAGATCACGGGCAACGTGGCCTCGTACGGCGACCTGCAACTATTCAGCAATATCGTATTGCCCGCCACCGCCGGCAAATACCTCACGGTCAACGGCGCGTTGGTATTGGGGCGCAGTACGTCCGTCAACAGTTCGGTCGTGGTCAACCGCAACGTCTACGCCAAAAACGACGTGACGGTGATGACCAAGGCCGGCGATACGCGTACCTTGGTGTCGGGCGATATCTATAGCGAGGGTAACGTCACCATCACGAACGCCTACGTGGAGAATATCTATTGCGTGTCGGGCACGGTGACCGTGTCGGGCGGCAGGGTAGGCAAGATCAGCACCAAAGGCTCGGTCATCCTCAACAACTGCACGGTGGACGGCGACGTCTACGCCGGCTCGCTGAAAGTGACGGACAGCACCATATCGGGCAACGTCAACGTGCAGGGCACGAATATCGGCGGCAGTTCCCTCTTGCCGCAGGGCAATATGGAAGTGCGTCTCTCCGATACCGCCTCGGAGAATAGGTCCATCGCCACCGGCGCCGCGGGCAAAATCTACGTGAGCGGTAATCTCACCGTCGCCAACTTCAGCGCGACGCAATCGCTCACCCTCAACGGTACGGTCGAGGTGGGCGGCGGCTTGCAAAACCCCGTCACGTCGGCTGGATATCCCTACCATACGACTATCAACGGCAACCTCATCGTGCACAAGGGTATCAAATACCCCGTGAACGTGTTGGGGGAGACCGAATATTACAATTTCAGTTTCCTTATCGGCCTCGACGTGAAGGGCAACGGCGTCGCCACGGGCAACGTGGTGCTGGATTGGTCCGTGCCCGTGTTCAGCGCGGTGAACAGCAGCACCGATCCCGTCAAAACGTCCATCGCCCAATTCGTGACGTTGACGGGCGCGCATTATCCCGCGAGCGAGGCGCCCGAAGGTCTGGCTTCGACGAAGGCGACCAATATCGCGGGCACGCTATTCGTGTGTACGAACGGCAAAGGCTCGGACGACCTTGCGGGCGATTTCGCCTTGTATAAGCACAACAACGGCACCAAAAACTATTGCGAATGGCTGACGGGCACGGCGCCCGCAGGTAGCGCCGTACTCGGCGGTATCTGGCTGAATAACGCAACCTTGAATAATATCGCCGTCGGCTCTACGTCCGCCAATATGGGCGTGGCTACGTTCGGCGACGTGTGCGTATGGGGCGGCACGGTAAGCGGCTCGGTGTACGCGCACGATATATGCTTCAACGACGTGGCGATGGGCAATTCCGCCGCCCAACGCGTGTATGCGCGTACCGCCAACGGCAAAGCGGGCAATATCCGTATAGGCGCGACCGACGACTCGGGCGTAACGTCTTCGACGTATACCAATTACGAGAACGGCTCCGCGTATGCGTTCGCCGCACCCGCCGTGACCGTCAAAGGTATATTGGACGCCACGGGTGACGTCACCGTCGGCGCGGGCGTCTACGTGACCGCCTCGGCGCAACTGAATTGCCGCGGCGACCTGCGCGTGGGCGGCGCGGTCGACTGCCGCGTGGTCGTGGGCAACAGCGTGTCCAACAATTCCACCGCGTATATCCATACGGGGGCCACGTTGGGCTCGAGCGATACCGACCACGCTTTCCACGTCAACGGCACGCTGCGTTGCTATCTGAACGCGGTGCCTTACGTCGGGGCTACGGCCTTGGCGTACGTCAGCCGCTACGCCGACTTCTCGACTTTGTACGGTAGCGTGGGCTGTCCCTTCGCGCATATTTACGAATATACCGCCGCCCCCGCCGGACGAAGCGTGCCCGCAGGCGCCTCCGTCACGTATATGGGCGTGGACGCGGAAGAGGGCGCGGTGCGAACGCTGGCTAACGCGTATACGGTGGTATACGATCAAACGGGCTTTGTCCAAAATCCCGCCTACGACTACGTCGCCGCATCTACGGGCGGCAATAATATTATCGGCTCTTCGTTGGTCGGTACAGCGGGCGACGCGCAAGTGCTGTACTTCTCTTGTTCGGCGACCGTCAGCGGCGATTTGATCTTCCCCGGCTACGTCTTGGTGCGCGAGGGCGCGTTTTTGTCGGTAACGGGCAATATGCGCTGCCGTAGCGTGCAAACGGTGGCGGATCCTTCCCTGGCGGGGCTTACTTCGGCTACGGCCGTCACATATCTAAGCGACGTGTCGGGCGCCAATCATACGATAGCCAATCTCAAGGTGAGCGGCAAGTTCCAGTCTACGGCGGAAAAAGCGGATATTACCTTGGCCGAGGGCGTTCAAGTCGGCTCGGACGCGTTGTTTGCCACGATGGGCACGGTCACCCTGTCCGATTGCAACCTGGGCGGCGCGAATTACGTCGCCGCGCCCAACGCCGCCACGTTAAAAACGCAGAATAATACCGTCGTCGGATATCTCGAGTGCAAGCGGTTGTCCGCTACGGATACGCGCCTGAGAGGCGCGTACGTGTCGGGTAACGCCGCCACGTTCAATGCTTGCGAAATCGTGGCGGGCTACGGCGGTTGCGGTATATACGCGCCCCAAGCGCGTGTCGACCTGCGCGCTACGACCTGGCAATACGACATCGGTAAGAACGAGGAGTATCAAGTGGTGGCCGCGCAGTTGGTGGGCGACGGCGATACTTACCTTAAAAACGTCAGCCTGTATCTCTTGGGCGACAACGAATCATCGTGTACCTATTATCATGCTTCATCCGCCTATCGTAACCTCTACGTAAAGAGGGGGGCGCTCGCGCTTTCTTCGGATAGCGTATATTCCAATCGTACCAACGTGACGTTCAGTGACGGCGGCACGGTGACCAAGGGCGGCGCGCCTTTGGCGACCATGACCGAATTGACGGAGGGGACGGATGAATACGACGACTTGATGGCCGCAATAGACGCTATGTGCGCTGTGCCCGCCGTGGAGGAAGTGGCCACTACGGTGGCGATAGTCGAATACGAGGATATCCTTTCGTACGACAAATTGAGCGTGCCTTTGTTGAGTTACAGCAGGCCCGCCAATATCGTGGACGCTGCCAAGGTGCAGTACGTCGAGATCGCGTCCAAGGCCGAGTTGGACCTCTCCAATAAGACGGTGTGGAACGAGCAGGCTTTGCCCTTGGAGTGGGTGTTCCCCAGCGGTACCAAATACGTGGCCAAAACAGTGGACGGCGAGATCGTCGATCTGCAGGCCAATAACGACGCGGCGGACAAGATGAACGTGGCCTATTCGTCCCTGAGCGTGTGGGATACGGCCGCCGCCTACGCCACGGCTATGTGGAATCGCATTAAAGACGCGTTCAGCAGCGTGGAGGCCTCTTGGAACTTGATCAAGATGTTCGACAGCGTCAAGAACGCTTTCTTGGCGGCGTGCAGGGGCGTGGCCGAAGAGGCCGTTTCGCGCAGCGTGGTGAGCGACTTCGCGGGTATCGGCAATCCCGACGAATATCTGCGCTACACCGCGAGCAAATACGGCAGCAATATCGCCGGGGCCAGAGGTTCCGCCGATTTGCTGGTGACGTCGGTCTGCTATCTGGCGGGCGACTCCACCTTGTTCAGCAAGATTCGAGAGTTCGAGATATTCGGTATCGGCATTGGTAAGAAGGTGACCGACTGGCTGGACAGCGACCATCCCCTCATCGCCAAAGTGCTGAAAAACATTCCTTGGAGCAATCCG from Clostridia bacterium encodes the following:
- the pilM gene encoding pilus assembly protein PilM, which gives rise to MICIYISDDKIKLLEGGMSGSRIAVSSFYDISTRAGCIEGDAIKDMVVFTQSLQDCLQTTNIKPGKVTYVLDSSRVVFREMIVPDVPDNKLKKVIISELFSDAKASTNTVDYVVLERFKGENKAFKLRIMVTYVSNEVIDNLHTSAMELGLQPIVLDIAPNAIAKLISQYEKSSADRKLLTDTFVLLDYKDTFITITVFDKFKSMFSKSSVLYVADPSQPDMAYLATELSSQLNSTIRYFQTRYPDSEVEAVYVTGNAGVLEPIMQDIADSVRLMIGPLPLPSFIKGMELLDYNAFSDALGSFIRR
- a CDS encoding polymer-forming cytoskeletal protein encodes the protein MEVVTKKLRNNVGAVMLYVVMALTVVAAIAISITLVSTNLYVRTASSASDKQAYLLAKSIGQNFAAENQYIRNIVSYLTKHPTEKVTAKANVYFDPETMATSSNVNKGYLTGLSVTDAYISFHLSDTKDYLYGDVTVTYNGASATATLVMSCVNPSGFEQNMKGLFDGYDIYATQPSGMSFSMTPGAGSVDPSVALYNDSSTVALYKLAADINADLTMTGSFKLQSSTGDDRKITGNVASYGDLQLFSNIVLPATAGKYLTVNGALVLGRSTSVNSSVVVNRNVYAKNDVTVMTKAGDTRTLVSGDIYSEGNVTITNAYVENIYCVSGTVTVSGGRVGKISTKGSVILNNCTVDGDVYAGSLKVTDSTISGNVNVQGTNIGGSSLLPQGNMEVRLSDTASENRSIATGAAGKIYVSGNLTVANFSATQSLTLNGTVEVGGGLQNPVTSAGYPYHTTINGNLIVHKGIKYPVNVLGETEYYNFSFLIGLDVKGNGVATGNVVLDWSVPVFSAVNSSTDPVKTSIAQFVTLTGAHYPASEAPEGLASTKATNIAGTLFVCTNGKGSDDLAGDFALYKHNNGTKNYCEWLTGTAPAGSAVLGGIWLNNATLNNIAVGSTSANMGVATFGDVCVWGGTVSGSVYAHDICFNDVAMGNSAAQRVYARTANGKAGNIRIGATDDSGVTSSTYTNYENGSAYAFAAPAVTVKGILDATGDVTVGAGVYVTASAQLNCRGDLRVGGAVDCRVVVGNSVSNNSTAYIHTGATLGSSDTDHAFHVNGTLRCYLNAVPYVGATALAYVSRYADFSTLYGSVGCPFAHIYEYTAAPAGRSVPAGASVTYMGVDAEEGAVRTLANAYTVVYDQTGFVQNPAYDYVAASTGGNNIIGSSLVGTAGDAQVLYFSCSATVSGDLIFPGYVLVREGAFLSVTGNMRCRSVQTVADPSLAGLTSATAVTYLSDVSGANHTIANLKVSGKFQSTAEKADITLAEGVQVGSDALFATMGTVTLSDCNLGGANYVAAPNAATLKTQNNTVVGYLECKRLSATDTRLRGAYVSGNAATFNACEIVAGYGGCGIYAPQARVDLRATTWQYDIGKNEEYQVVAAQLVGDGDTYLKNVSLYLLGDNESSCTYYHASSAYRNLYVKRGALALSSDSVYSNRTNVTFSDGGTVTKGGAPLATMTELTEGTDEYDDLMAAIDAMCAVPAVEEVATTVAIVEYEDILSYDKLSVPLLSYSRPANIVDAAKVQYVEIASKAELDLSNKTVWNEQALPLEWVFPSGTKYVAKTVDGEIVDLQANNDAADKMNVAYSSLSVWDTAAAYATAMWNRIKDAFSSVEASWNLIKMFDSVKNAFLAACRGVAEEAVSRSVVSDFAGIGNPDEYLRYTASKYGSNIAGARGSADLLVTSVCYLAGDSTLFSKIREFEIFGIGIGKKVTDWLDSDHPLIAKVLKNIPWSNPRYEYRPCGVFFFNSGYVPEEVFCSYTDKNHSSYSSPSSNKYRTSYNGKSDANLSDARDSQSRWRWGGDGTTASGSAADCTWTFFTCTDPANPYGSAAKDLHIVLPKHTYLTWVADSQNCVRIIGNGRVFLYLQDDTNIEIVGNHWTESSDNSKQVFGGLRYVGVVNGDTYYTTSAGRPIGVAKMDLKSSTTVTIDGKATTVTPQLQPRMFLVGTGPNIHFTVTDFHLAAYVYMPNGQLYSSTEFSGTAKNNVFTIKNTAGAGYTDVTSGVYGIYVADQIVTSGNAGYKAVFYRTAVDLSDTTIYKNNTQVTKARDKNAGLKYYRLAEFWKYPDGMPVADLPWYYKGIAIG
- a CDS encoding twin-arginine translocase TatA/TatE family subunit — encoded protein: METKMTSRDKVLLIVLAIVLVVFGAVMIPTYGIKDLIVSIKDTRTAITQQTSENNELLEDLTKAGVSAAYAESSAQAKQRLKKDILQSKYNAVKFEQTSLSAQAYAVADQWLTPVKYLHFDAGNTVLYTNISVSNNDGGFTEAELPVEDSSYSVERYSCLFSCVTSAEEKYVYELDYLAEDANVNSLALLIAAYDILQERGSVVIEDWTVDETSATMNLSLVIPAGSHIDEYAAEIGECEHCGTPYYVRDYYNDLADLEEGETEVKCADCEQPLTGKALN